The following coding sequences are from one Terriglobales bacterium window:
- a CDS encoding efflux RND transporter periplasmic adaptor subunit: protein MIPAVGISIVCVILGFVVAARVRANAPSNVAGSTVPRAPITLVRRGDISNTLSIAGEFLPYQEVELHAKVAGYIRKINVDIGDRVRTGQVLAVLEVPELTAQVQGADAGVRHSQDEILRAQNEVARDEADHAALHAAALRLKHAAESRPGLIAAQELDNAEAKDRASEAQVEGAKSALSAARQQLDVSKANHSQVSAMSDYSRIVAPFDGVVTWRYADTGALVQAGTSSSSAQPVVKIAQVNTLRLRIPVPESLVSSVHSGASADIAVQATGEHFSGKVTRSTGALDRATRTEQVEIDVPNQKLKLAPGMFANVVLGVQEHSDTLMIPIQAVNHAGNPTVMVVGNDNRVEVRAIQTGIEDANSAEVVSGLKQRERVIVANLGSYQAGELVDPKLSALTATASDEGKE, encoded by the coding sequence ATGATCCCAGCTGTCGGGATCTCAATTGTCTGTGTCATTCTCGGATTTGTCGTCGCAGCCCGCGTGCGAGCGAATGCCCCATCAAACGTGGCCGGCAGTACTGTGCCGCGCGCGCCTATCACTCTGGTTCGTCGCGGAGATATCTCCAACACTCTGTCGATTGCCGGGGAGTTCCTGCCCTATCAGGAGGTCGAGCTCCATGCCAAGGTCGCAGGCTACATTCGCAAGATCAATGTCGACATCGGCGATCGCGTCCGCACGGGCCAGGTTCTTGCGGTGCTTGAGGTACCCGAGCTTACGGCGCAGGTACAAGGCGCCGATGCCGGCGTGCGACACAGTCAGGACGAAATTCTCCGCGCACAGAACGAAGTTGCACGCGATGAAGCTGATCATGCAGCACTCCACGCCGCGGCCCTTCGTCTCAAGCACGCTGCTGAATCGCGTCCGGGGCTGATTGCCGCTCAAGAACTCGACAACGCAGAGGCGAAGGATCGCGCCTCCGAGGCGCAAGTGGAGGGGGCGAAATCCGCGCTTTCAGCGGCACGCCAGCAATTGGATGTCTCTAAGGCGAATCATTCTCAGGTTTCCGCGATGTCGGATTATTCCCGAATCGTCGCGCCTTTCGATGGAGTGGTGACCTGGCGCTACGCTGACACTGGCGCGCTAGTGCAGGCAGGCACGTCGAGCAGCAGCGCACAACCCGTAGTAAAGATTGCGCAGGTCAACACTTTGCGCTTGAGGATTCCCGTTCCGGAATCGCTCGTGAGCAGCGTGCATTCTGGAGCATCAGCCGACATCGCAGTCCAGGCAACAGGCGAACACTTCAGCGGCAAGGTTACACGTTCAACTGGCGCTCTTGATCGGGCTACACGTACCGAGCAAGTGGAAATCGACGTTCCCAATCAGAAGCTCAAGCTCGCTCCCGGAATGTTTGCCAATGTCGTGCTCGGAGTCCAGGAGCACTCAGACACCCTGATGATTCCAATCCAGGCCGTGAATCACGCAGGCAATCCTACGGTAATGGTAGTCGGCAATGACAATCGCGTTGAAGTGCGCGCGATTCAAACCGGCATTGAGGACGCCAACTCCGCCGAAGTCGTTTCTGGTTTGAAGCAGAGAGAGCGAGTGATCGTCGCCAACCTTGGCTCATATCAGGCAGGAGAATTAGTCGATCCAAAGCTAAGTGCCCTTACAGCGACTGCGAGCGACGAGGGGAAGGAATAG